The following are encoded together in the Drosophila biarmipes strain raj3 chromosome 3L, RU_DBia_V1.1, whole genome shotgun sequence genome:
- the LOC108028103 gene encoding peritrophin-48 → MGGHKGSIIAAVALLVACAAPATAELNVTALCLLVSNGNYVASLDCSTYYQCQGSSYTAMSCPTGYYFDKNAQQCTGTAPSTCTSSTNPCLGKAVGTFAASPSSCGGYYYCGASGAVSGSCPAGENFNPTTMACVYKNNYPCSESISGDSASASSVTLNLCNLVKDGVYFGSPSNCSRWNFCQDNVLHSGTCEAGLVFNVQASNCGYKTASSCSQVTNDPSLTGVVTNPTTCTSPGSMIAATACNQYYICSSSLNYQLMTCPSGYFYDTISKACVTRMSARNNCDRCVGTTASFVNAYSSSNCSDYLYCVNGVQKAVESCPTNYYFNENLGSCVNGVEPKFLCCNPTGSSGTATTAAPSTSDGSSSSSSGSSSSGTSTGTSTGTSTGTSTGTSTGTSSGTSTGTSTGTSTDTSSKTDSSTGTSTGTSTDTSSKTDTSSGTSTGTSTDTSSKTDTSSGTSTGTSDKTSTGTSTGTTK, encoded by the coding sequence ACACAAAGGATCCATCATCGCAGCCGTTGCGCTGCTGGTCGCCTGTGCCGCTCCAGCGACCGCCGAACTGAACGTGACCGCCTTGTGCCTGCTGGTCAGCAATGGAAACTACGTGGCCAGCCTGGACTGCTCCACGTACTACCAGTGCCAGGGATCCTCGTACACGGCCATGTCCTGTCCTACCGGCTACTACTTCGACAAGAATGCCCAGCAGTGCACGGGTACTGCGCCAAGCACctgcaccagcagcaccaATCCTTGTCTGGGCAAGGCGGTGGGCACCTTTGCCGCATCCCCTTCGTCCTGCGGTGGCTACTACTATTGCGGAGCCTCCGGCGCCGTGAGTGGCAGTTGTCCTGCCGGCGAGAACTTCAATCCCACGACCATGGCCTGTGTGTACAAGAACAATTATCCCTGCTCGGAGTCCATTAGCGGAGACAGTGCCTCGGCCTCGTCGGTGACCCTCAACCTGTGCAATCTGGTCAAGGATGGCGTCTACTTCGGCAGTCCCTCGAACTGCAGTCGTTGGAACTTCTGCCAGGACAACGTCCTGCACTCGGGAACCTGCGAGGCTGGACTGGTCTTCAATGTGCAGGCCTCCAACTGCGGCTACAAGACGGCATCGTCCTGCTCCCAGGTGACCAACGATCCATCTCTGACCGGAGTGGTCACGAACCCCACCACCTGCACCTCGCCGGGATCGATGATCGCGGCCACCGCTTGCAATCAGTACTATATTTGCTCCTCCAGCCTCAACTACCAGCTGATGACCTGCCCCTCGGGATACTTCTACGACACCATCTCTAAGGCCTGTGTGACCAGGATGAGCGCCAGGAACAACTGCGACAGGTGTGTGGGCACCACCGCCAGCTTCGTGAACGCCTACTCGAGCAGCAACTGCTCCGACTACCTGTACTGCGTGAACGGTGTCCAGAAGGCCGTGGAGAGCTGTCCCACCAACTACTACTTCAACGAGAACCTCGGATCCTGTGTCAACGGTGTGGAGCCCAAGTTCCTGTGCTGCAACCCCACGGGAAGCAGCGGAACTGCGACCACCGCCGCTCCATCCACTTCGGATGGATCATCTTCTAGCTCTTCGGGATCATCTTCCAGCGGAACCTCCACCGGAACCTCTACTGGTACTTCCACCGGAACCTCTACGGGAACGTCCACCGGAACCTCTTCGGGAACCTCCACAGGAACCTCTACGGGAACATCCACTGATACTTCTTCAAAAACCGATTCCTCCACCGGAACCTCTACGGGAACCTCCACTGATACTTCTTCAAAAACCGATACCTCCAGTGGAACCTCTACGGGAACCTCCACTGATACTTCTTCAAAAACCGATACTTCCAGTGGAACCTCTACGGGAACATCCGATAAAACATCTACAGGAACTTCAACTGGAACTACAAAATAA